Sequence from the Pelodiscus sinensis isolate JC-2024 chromosome 30, ASM4963464v1, whole genome shotgun sequence genome:
aaaacaCGTctacttttctgatttttttttctgaaaagcagacatgttctttgCATGcgacagagcttttctgggatactggaggtatcccataaaagctttgcagtgtagccatagcctgggACCCCAACTCCGAGGGCGTTTTCCATTGGCCGACTCTGGGCAGTTACTACTATATTTGCAACATTGATGGCAGGAACACCCGTCCTGAGGTGACCCACCTGTGGGATTGCAAGGTCCTGTTGTGTCTATCGAGGACCTCATCCTGCTACCCCAAAGCAGATGAATAACCCCTTCCTATGTGAGCAATCATGGCTCCATCAGTGTTGCGGGTCAGGTCTGATGGGTTGGGCTCTAAAAGTGAAGCACTGTGGACTTGGTCCAGAATTTCCCAATTAGACATTGCATCTACCCACCTTCGGCAGGGAAAATAAACTAGATTGATTTGATTCTGCACACAAAAGATCTGGATCTGATTGATCTGAGAGAGACATTTTTGTTCATCCTCTGAGATGAGAAGCTCACACTTCCAAGTCTCCAACATGAGCTAAGGGTCTATACAGCATCTGAGCACTAGACTCTACATCAGCTGCCcgccatttttattttgtctccCAAAAATTACTGAATCCTGGAAAAACCTGCACATTTCCTGACAAGTTTTCTCAGAGCCcctttcacctctgtgtttctcaggctgtagatgagcgGATTGGCCAGAGGAGTCAGAAACGTGTAGCAGATGGAGAACACTTTGTCGAGGTCTCTGAGCATGTTGGATTTTGGCAGCAGATACACAACCATCAGGATGCCGTAGAAAATGGTCACCacagtgaggtgggaggagcaggtggaaaaggccttttgccgcCCAGTGGTGGACGGGATCCGCAGGACAGTGGAGATGATGCAGACGTAAGACGTCACTGTTAACACAAACGGGGGCAGAGTCAATAGAGCGGTTACTATGTTAATGACAAGATCCAAGTGGTACATGTCCTTGCAGAAGTGATTGATTAGTTGTGTAGCTTCACAGAAGAAATGATCGATTTCATCGGGGCCACAGAACGTTAATTGTGACATAAGAGAAACGATTATGGTAACGGCTAGAATCCCATTTATCCAAGACCCGGCTGCCAGCTGGAGGCAGAAATCGCCGCACATACGTGTAGCATAATGCAGGGGCTTGCATATGGCTAGATAACGGTCGTAGGACATCACGGCTAGAAGATAGCACTCGGTGGCTACAAAGAAGCCACTAAAGAAAAATTGTGTGATGCAGCCATCAACTGAAATGGTCCTGTCCCCCATCAgtagcccggccagcagccggggcAAGATGCTGGAGCTATAGCAGATCTCCAAGCAGGACaagttccccaggaagaagtacatgggggtgtgaaggtgccaATCGGCCACCACCAGCACAACGATGAGGAGGTTCCCAGCCATGGTCACAAGGTAGATCACTaggaacagcaggaagaggaggggctgcagtttgGGGAGGGTCCCGAATCCCAGGAGGATGAACTGGGTGAGGGAAGTTTGGTTTTCCTGCCTCG
This genomic interval carries:
- the LOC102447687 gene encoding olfactory receptor 1f45-like, which produces MADTRQENQTSLTQFILLGFGTLPKLQPLLFLLFLVIYLVTMAGNLLIVVLVVADWHLHTPMYFFLGNLSCLEICYSSSILPRLLAGLLMGDRTISVDGCITQFFFSGFFVATECYLLAVMSYDRYLAICKPLHYATRMCGDFCLQLAAGSWINGILAVTIIVSLMSQLTFCGPDEIDHFFCEATQLINHFCKDMYHLDLVINIVTALLTLPPFVLTVTSYVCIISTVLRIPSTTGRQKAFSTCSSHLTVVTIFYGILMVVYLLPKSNMLRDLDKVFSICYTFLTPLANPLIYSLRNTEVKGALRKLVRKCAGFSRIQ